Proteins from a single region of Harmonia axyridis chromosome 4, icHarAxyr1.1, whole genome shotgun sequence:
- the LOC123679152 gene encoding 2-oxoglutarate and iron-dependent oxygenase JMJD4 homolog: MDDSDSEGVVPEIEGCSYEYFYKYHLERNLPCIIKGVGRNWKATKLWANDNKPNFKYLRSEYAESVVTVYNCKEKYFNSHPTSEMKFEDYLNYWQKYSKAEDKSGMELLYLKDWHMKNENKNDDFYEVPLYFSSDWLNEYLVAVGKDDYRFVYMGPLGSWTPLHKDVMNTFSWSVNICGYKKWLLLHPGEEKKLMDKSGKLPLSVDNLPEDIRHCYIIQQPGDAIFVPSGWYHQVWNLKDTISINHNWINVTSISRMENSLGIGLQDVQKEISHLSKENDFQAQCEAILRCDVGMNHEDFFEFIRFITLRRLRKYNTQQQETELENQMLKRDIEACQESLMQIFNHLNETQMDEAMNMCLQMSTIIFNKTR, encoded by the exons ATGGATGACTCTGATTCTGAAGGGGTAGTACCTGAAATAGAAGGTtgttcatatgaatatttttataaatatcaCCTTGAGAGAAACCTACCATGTATTATAAAAGGAGTGGGACGAAATTGGAAAGCTACGAAACTATGGGCTAACGATAACAAACCAAATTTTAAGTATCTTAGAAGTGAATATGCGGAGTCAGTAGTCACTGTTTATAATTGTAAAGAAAAGTATTTCAATTCACACCCAACTTCAGAAATGAAATTCGaagattatttgaattattggcAGAAATATAGCAAAGCGGAGGATAAATCTGGAATGGAGTTATTGTATCTGAAGGATTGGCATatgaaaaatgagaataaaaatgatgatttttatgAAGTACCactatatttttcttctgattgGTTGAATGAGTATTTAGTAGCTGTGGGGAAGGATGATTATAGATTTGTTTATATGGGACCTCTCGGGTCATG GACTCCATTACATAAAGACGTGATGAACACTTTCAGTTGGTCAGTGAATATTTGCGGCTATAAAAAGTGGCTTTTACTTCATCCTGGCGAAGAAAAAAAGTTGATGGATAAATCTGGAAAACTTCCTCTTAGTGTTGATAATCTACCTGAAGATATTAGACATTGCTACATAATACAACAACCAGGCGATGCTATTTTTGTTCCTTCAGGGTGGTATCATCAAGTATGGAATTTAAAAGATACCATATCTATCAATCACAATTGGATCAACGTTACTAGTATATCAAGAATGGAAAATTCACTCGGCATAGGCCTCCAAGATGTACAAAAGGAAATATCACACCTGTCGAAAGAAAACGATTTTCAAGCACAGTGTGAGGCAATATTGAGGTGTGATGTCGGGATGAATCATGAAGATTTCTTCGAATTTATCCGTTTTATTACTTTGAGGAGGTTGAGAAAATATAACACACAACAACAAGAAACTGAACTTGAGAATCAAATGCTTAAGAGGGACATTGAGGCTTGTCAAGAATCacttatgcaaattttcaatcatCTAAATGAAACTCAAATGGACGAAGCAATGAATATGTGTCTTCAGATGTCTACTATAATATTCAATAAGACGAGATGA